DNA sequence from the Neosynechococcus sphagnicola sy1 genome:
GTAGGTCAGGGACGGCTGATCCGAGTCTATGACGACTTGTTTACTTCCCTGCAACAACCCATCGCCCAGGTACTCCTGACTCGGGGGGATCTAGTCGAACGCAGTCGGTACCTAAATGTGCATCGAACCTTTCAGGAATTGCTGCATTTAGGGATCATTCCGATTGTGAATGAGAATGACACCGTCGCCGTCGAGGAACTCCGATTCGGCGATAACGATACCTTGTCTGCTCTGGTGGCTGGACTGGTAGAAGCAGATTGGTTATTTCTACTCACCGATGTGGATCGACTCTATTCCGCCGATCCCCGCAGTTGCCCCGATGCCCAACCCATCCACTTGGTCAGCCGGATGGAACAACTAACGGAGATGCAAGTTCAGGCGGCAGGCCGAGGTTCCCAGTGGGGAACCGGGGGGTATGGCAACCAAAATCACTGCTGCCCAAATCGCCACCGATGCCGGAGTGCGCACGGTGATTACCGAAGGGCGATTTCCCGGAAATATTGCCAAGATCCTTGAGGGAGATGCGATTGGTACTCACTTCGAGCCCCAACCACGACCCTTTAATGCCCGCCAACGCTGGATTGCCCACGGATTGATCCCATCTGGGAAACTCTACTTAGATGCCGGTGCAGTTGCGGCGGTAAAACAGGGCGGGAAGTCTTTACTCGCCGCTGGGATTACTAACATCGAAGGGGACTTTCAAAGCCAGGAAGCCGTAATGTTATGCGATCCCGAGGGAGAAGAAGTTGCTAGAGGACTGGTCAATTACGGCAGTTTTGAACTCCAGAGAATCCGGGGTCATCATTCCGATGAAATTCCCCAAATTCTTGGCTATGAGGGGGTAGAGACAATTGTCCATCGGGATAATCTGGTGCTGTCCTGAGGGTTTAGCCCCTTATCTCGAAGGTCAGAGCTGGGGGTGTCCTATTGATTGGGACTGAAAGAGCGATCAAAGTGAATTGACCCTGCCATCCACACGCATTAATTCAGAAGTCAGAAGCAAGTTCACGACTGGCTGCTGTAAGTTTGAGAGTGGCTCTCATGACTACTCTCCCGTCCTCCCAGTTAAGCTTGGCAAGGAATTCAGGATGTCGAACTGGAAAATACGTTGGTGGCGTGATGTCCGCTTCTGGCGCTGGGCGGCTCAACTTCTCGCAGTGCTGCTCTTGGTGCTCACTGTCCTGATGCTGGGGAGCAACCTCAACCGCAATCTTCAGCAGTTGGGGCTGCAACTGGGATTTGGTTTTCTCAACTCCCAGGCTGGTTTTGCCATTGGTGAATCCGCCATTCCCTACGAACCGTCTGATCCCTATCGTTACGCCCTGGCGGTTGGCCTTCTCAACTCCCTAAAAATTATGGTGGCTGGGATTGTCTTGGCTACCATGGTCGGAGTAACCGTCGGGATTGCCCGTCTCTCGGATAACTGGTTGGTGCGACAACTGGCGCTGGTTTATGTGGAAGTGCTTCGTAATACCCCCCTGCTGTTGCAATTGTTCTTCTGGTATTTCGTTGTCTTCCTGGAACTACCGCCTGTGCAGCAGCAACTTTCCCTTGTGGGATTGGTACAGCTGAACAATCGGGGGATATTTTTACCGGGGAATATCCACCTGTCCCCCGAGTTCTCGGCACTATTGTTGGGGTTAACCTTTTACACTGGATCATTTATTGCTGAAATCGTCCGTGGGGCAATTCAGTCCGTTCCCCTCGGACAGTGGGAAGCTGCTCGTGCCTTGGGATTAAAACCAACCCTGATCATGCGTCTGGTAATTTTTCCCCAGGCATTGCAGGTGATGATTCCCCCCCTGACCAGTCAATATCTGAATCTGATCAAGAATTCTAGCTTGGCGATCGCTGTTGGCTATCCAGATGTCTATGCGGTAGCATCAACAACCTTCAACCAGACGGGACGGGCGGTGGAAGTAATGTTATTACTCTTAGCCACCTACCTGGTCATGAGCCTCAGCATTTCTGGGGTCATGAACCGTTGGAATCACTTGCTGCTGCATCGGAGCAGCCGTTAACCGATGAGGAAGAACGATTGCGCCTCATGAATAATGCAGGCTAGAACGCGAAGCCACTGAGACAGCTACAGAAACCACTGTTGGAGATGCTCCCTACCTATGATTTTCCAGGAACTGAGGGTTGAGAATATCCCCGCATTGCCACTGCGGGAGCAGATTCCCTTGGGGGATTGTAAAGGGTATCTGCCTATGAAAGTTTAAGAGCTGTGAACCCGTTGTTTCAACTTTATGTTGGCGTTGTTTCAGAGTTCTTCCGATAATGGGAATTCAAAATGTAAAGACTGATCAGCAGGATCCACAGGGGAAAGAACAGAAAGA
Encoded proteins:
- the proB gene encoding glutamate 5-kinase; translated protein: MSQTLVVKIGTSSLTQPDTHYLALSTIASLIETLCHLRQQGHRVVLVSSGAVGVGCARLGLTERPRTLAQKQAIAAVGQGRLIRVYDDLFTSLQQPIAQVLLTRGDLVERSRYLNVHRTFQELLHLGIIPIVNENDTVAVEELRFGDNDTLSALVAGLVEADWLFLLTDVDRLYSADPRSCPDAQPIHLVSRMEQLTEMQVQAAGRGSQWGTGGYGNQNHCCPNRHRCRSAHGDYRRAISRKYCQDP
- a CDS encoding glutamate 5-kinase, coding for MATKITAAQIATDAGVRTVITEGRFPGNIAKILEGDAIGTHFEPQPRPFNARQRWIAHGLIPSGKLYLDAGAVAAVKQGGKSLLAAGITNIEGDFQSQEAVMLCDPEGEEVARGLVNYGSFELQRIRGHHSDEIPQILGYEGVETIVHRDNLVLS
- a CDS encoding amino acid ABC transporter permease — encoded protein: MSNWKIRWWRDVRFWRWAAQLLAVLLLVLTVLMLGSNLNRNLQQLGLQLGFGFLNSQAGFAIGESAIPYEPSDPYRYALAVGLLNSLKIMVAGIVLATMVGVTVGIARLSDNWLVRQLALVYVEVLRNTPLLLQLFFWYFVVFLELPPVQQQLSLVGLVQLNNRGIFLPGNIHLSPEFSALLLGLTFYTGSFIAEIVRGAIQSVPLGQWEAARALGLKPTLIMRLVIFPQALQVMIPPLTSQYLNLIKNSSLAIAVGYPDVYAVASTTFNQTGRAVEVMLLLLATYLVMSLSISGVMNRWNHLLLHRSSR